The Alistipes megaguti sequence TCACGAAAATCGGGAACGATTTTTGGGCGATCCGCCTAAAATAGCTATCTTTGTCGAATAGCACCGCGATGGCGGACCGAGCCCATGATACTCCGAAAACTCTTCACCTACTTTACCGATACGATCTTCCGGGAGGACATCAACGAATGGCGCAATCCCGTCGTACGGTGGCTCGTACAGCAATACCGGCTACTCTTCTACACGGCCCGCGGGCTGGTCGAGCACGGAACGCTGGTCCGCTCCGCAGCGCTCACCTTCTACACGCTCATGTCGCTCGTGCCGCTCCTGGCCCTGGTCTTCGCCGTGGTCAAGGGTTTCGGCCTCGCCGACGGACTCGTCGAAAACCTCTACGAGCTCTTTCCTCAACACCCCGAAACCGTCGACTACATCGTCGGATTCGCCGAAAACGCCCTGGCCCGAACCCAGGGCGGCGTCGTGGCCGCCGTGGGCCTGGTGATGCTCTTCTGGGCCGTGATCCGCGTCTTTGGGTCGATCGAAAACGCCTTCAACAACATCTGGGAGGTCAAGGTCGAACGAAGCATCGCCCGTCAGTGGACCGACTACATCGCCGTGGTGATGATCGTCCCCGTGCTCTGGATCCTCGCCAATGCTGTCGGCAACTACATCGAGCAAGTCCTGGGCCTCTACGACAAGTGGTACTTCACGACCCTCTCCCGCCTGGCCTCGATGGTCGTCATCTGGACGATGTTCACCCTGCTCTACCTGATCATCCCCAACGCCCGGGTGCGGTTCCAGAGCGCCCTGATGGCCGGAATCGTCGCCGGGACCATCTTCCTGCTCTTCCAGTGGGGCTACGTCTACGTCCAGCGCTGGATGACCTCCTACAACGCCGTCTACGGCAGTTTCGCCGCCCTGCCGCTCTTCCTCATCTGGATGCAGACCTCCTGGGAGATCCTTCTCTTCGGCGGCGAGCTCTCGTTCGCCTACCAGAACATCAGCCGCTTCGCCGAGGAGCGCGAATCGCTGCGCATCAGCTACGACCAGCGCCGCAAGGTGCTCCTCGCGGTGATGATTCTCGTAGCACGTAACTTCCGCGACCACGGCGGAACGCTCCCGACCGACGAGATCCGCAAACGCCTCGAGCTCCCGACCCGAATCGTCAACGACATTCTCTTCCAGCTCGTGCAGGCCGGACAACTGATCGCCGTGCGCAGCGGCGACGGCGAACGCGAAGTGGCCTTCGCCCCGGCCCACGACCTCTCGTCGATCACCGTCTACGGCATCCTCGAAGCCGTCGAACGCACCGGACAGACCACCCTCGACCTGGAACAAACCCCCGAACTGGCCCGCATGAACCGCGAAGTGGAGACACTCAAGGAGGAGGTCCTCCACTCGCCGAACAACGTGCGATTGACAGACCTGCTGTAAATCAGGAATAAAAGAGATGAAACGAGTCGTCATTATCGGAAGCGGAAACCTGGCAGAGGCCCTGGCTCTGGCCATCGCCGGAAGCGGTCTGGAACTCCTCCAGCTCTTCGCCCGCAATCCGGAACGGGGCCGTACCGTCGCCGCCCTGGCCGGATGCAGCTGGAGCTCCGACCCCGAAGCGCTCCGCCGCGACGCCGACCTCTATCTGATCGCCGTGAGCGACCGCGCCGTGGGCGAGGTGGCCTCGCAGCTGCCCATCCCCGAGGGGGCGGTCGTGGCCCATACGGCCGGCAGCGTCCCGCTGGAGGCTCTTCCGGAGCGATTTGCGCGCCGTGCGGTCTTCTACCCGATGCAGACCTTCACCAAGGGCCGCCGGGTCGATTTTTCGGAAATCCCGGTCTTCCTCGAAACTTCGGACCCCGGATTCCGGGCCGAACTCGAAGCCTTTGCCCGCACGCTCTCCCGGACGGTGCTCTGGGCCGACTCCGCACAGCGGGGCAAAGTGCACCTTGCCGCGGTCTTTGCCTGCAACTTCGCCAACCACATGTACGCCCTGGGCGAGGCGGTGGTCCGCAGCGCCGGGCTCGACTTTGCGGTACTCAAGCCGCTGATCGCCGAAACCGCCGCCAAGGCCTGCGACGCCCGCTCGCCGCGCGACGTGCAGACCGGCCCCGCCATACGCAACGACACCGCCACGCAGGAGCGGCACCTCGCCCTGCTCGACGGCAACCCGACCCTTCAGGAGATCTATACCCAAATCAGCGAAAACATATGGAAAACTTCAAGGAATCAATAGCACGCTGCCGGACCTTCATCTTCGATGTTGACGGCGTGATGACCGACGGCGGGATCATCCCGACCGTCGACGGTGACTTCATCCGCCGCTACAACGCCAAGGACGGCTATGCGCTGGCCTACGCCATCAAACTGGGCTACCGTGTCTGCATCATCACCGGAGGACGCGGCAAGACGCTCGAGCACCGGCTTCGGATGCTCGGGATCCGCCACTACTACGTCGACTGCATGGACAAGATCGCGGCCATGCGCGAATACCTCGCCCGCGAAGGGGTCGACCCGGCCGACGTCATCTATATGGGCGACGACATCCCCGATCTGGAGTGTATGCGCGAAGTAGGGATTCCGGTCTGCCCGTCGGATGCCGCCGCCGAGGTGATCGAGGCTTCGCGCTATGTCTCGGAGTTCAAAGGGGGCGAAGGGGCCGTGCGCGACATCATCGAACAGGTGCTCCGGGCCCACGGCGACTGGGCGCGCGACTCGATGGGCGTCACACCGTCGTCGCTCGTCGCCTCGCGCTGACCGATCCCGTGCCGACCGATCCGTCGACCGATCCGTCGACCGCCTAAAAGCCCCGGCCCGAAATACGACCGACCCCGGAATATACGGCTGTAATCAGTCACAAAAAAAGATCCCGAACGCGAAGTTCGGGATCTTTTCATTTCAGCATGCGCGGCCGTTAGGGCAGCGAAACCGATACCCACTGGGGAGCCTTGTTCATCTCCAGGTCGTTGCCGTTCGCAGTGTGGTCCTTGATGGTGGTACCCTGCCCCTCGTTGAAGCGCCAGTAGGCCACCAGACCCTCCGATGCGGGATCGACGTAGTAGAAGTGGTTCGTAGCCTTGAAGTCGGCCGGCGAGAGGACCTTGTTCCAGATGCGCACCTCGCACATCTTGCCCTTCAGGCCACGCTCCGCACTGTAGGAGTAACCCACCCAGAAGAGGCGGTTGTAGTCCGAATCGGGATAGGCACGCGACGTGCCGAAGCTGGCCGACGGCATCGACGAGATGCGGCCCGAACCAAACGACACGCCGTTGATATAGAGCGTCACCTGACCCTTGTCGAAAGTCACGGCAAAGTGGATCCACTTATTTATATACATGAACGTGGGCAGCTCGCCAGAAGCAAGTACGGCTCCGTTCTTGTGAGCCACCTCAAGCATGCCGTTTCTGACGTTCTGGCCGTCGCCCAGACGCAGCAGGAAGTAGTTCTCGACACCCATGATGGTGGTAATCTCCCTGGGTGACTTGAAGTCGGCGATATTCACCATGGCCTCCATGGTGAACTGCGAGAGGTTGTTCAGCACCGAGGGGTTCTTCCACTCCGTGGGACCGGCCCAGTTGTCCTCCATGTTGACCACCCATTCGATCAGCGCCTGGGTCTTCTGCGTCACCTTGACAACCAGTTCGGCATCACCGCCCTTGAAGGTGATCGTACCCTCGCGGCGCTCGCCCGACGCTTCGATCATGAAGCGCTCCATGTCACTCTGACGTCCGCTGTAGGTGATCCAGCTGTCGGAGGGCTGCACCTCGTAGGTGACGTTGGCCGTCACGGGAATCTCCAGCTGACCGCCCTCCAGACCGATGTTCAGCTCCGTCTGCGGGGTCGAGATGTTGTCCTTCTGAGCCTGCGAAACCTGGATCTCGACAACCGGAGTATCGTGCGTACCCTTGATGGTGATCGTTGCCGTGCGGCCCTCGAAGGTCGTGTTCTCGGCCGCCGTGAAGTACATCTTGGCACCCTTGTCACCCTCGCCGGCCAGCGTGATGTCGTACGTCAGCCACGACTGCGCCTCGGACGAAATCGTGTAGGTCAGATCGCGGTACGAATCGCTCGAATCGAGCACCACCTCGATCTGCTTGCCGGCCTGCGGCACCGACACCTCCTTCTCGGAGGTCAGCGTCAGGAAATAGTCCGTGGCCTTGCACGTCACGGGCAGCTCGAAGGTCTGCTTGCCGACCGTAAAGGTGAACTTGGTCGAGAGGGCCTCGAGCGACTCGTTGGCCTTGACCTGGAAGACCACCTTGTCACCATCCTTGCCCTTCAGGGGCGAAGCCTCGACCCAGTCGGCCTGGCCCGTGAGCTCCCAGTCGCCCGACGAGGTGACCGTCACCTCGAAGCGGCCGCCTTCCGATTCGGCATCGATGCTCTTCGGGAAGACCGAAATCTTATCCTCGACGGGCTTCTCCTCGGCCTTGGCACACGTCACCTTAAAGGCAGCCGTCGCCTTGCCCACCGTGAAGGTAAATTCACCCTTGAGCTCCTCCTGGGTGGTATTGGGCTGTACGGTGAACTTCACCACGTCGCCGTCCTTACCCTTGCGGGACGTGGCATCGACCCAGTCGTAGTCGCCCGTGAGGGTCCATTCGCCCGACGAGGTGACGATCACCTCGGTCGTACCGCCCTCGCTCGTGAACGATTCGCTCTCGGGAGCGATCGAGACCTTGTCGACTACAGGAGGCGTATTGACGCTGTTATCCTCCTTCTTGCAACCGCTGAACACCATCAGAGCCGCAGCAAAAAGCAAAAATTTCTTCATTTTATCGGTTTTTGGGGAAGACGGCCCTCCGCACCTCGCGTGCGGAGGCCGTCAAAGGTTGGTTTTAAAGGGAATGTGTCGGATCAGAATTCGTAGCGCGTGGGGTCGTAACCGCCGACGTCACCGCCCGGGGTCACCTTCTTGTAGTAGCCCGTCGGATCGATGAGATCCATGCCGTAGAGGCCGTCGGCCGCCTCCTTGAAGGCGCGAACCGAACCCTCCTTGTTCTCGATGTTCGACGTGGGGCTCGGATCGAAGGCGAACCACATGAACCATCCGTAGCCCTTCTCCTTGGCACCGTAGGCTGCGCTGACGTTGCCGCGGTTGAGGTTCAGCTCGATCGACTGGGCGGCGCAGCTGCTCTTGTCCATGCCGGAGTAGGCGAAGGCGGCACCGACCGGATAGTCGGCCACGGTGATGTCGATGAACGAACCGGGATTCTGGCCCTTGTAGGCGGGCAGCGACTGGGAGAAGGTCCCGTACTGGTAGGTGCAGACGTAGGTATCCCAGTTGCACTTCTCCTTCATAGCCATCTTCAGCTCGTAGGCCAGACGCGACGCGGCCGTCGTGGAGTTTCCGGCGAAGCAGGCCGACGAACCCGAACCTTCGGTGTACTCGTCATCGAGAGCCACACCGTCGAGCTGATACTGCTTGATGGCGTTGGCCACATCGCTGGCATACATCTTGGCGCCGTAATCCGTCAGGTTGGCCACACCGGCCGGCGTATGGTCGCCCAGCAGGCCCAGCAGCACCTTGATGCCGGCCTTGCGCAGCGGCTGCAGATAGACCTCCGAACCGTCGAGCAGCGCCTGTACGTTGGGGTTGTTGTGCAGGTAGACCTCATCCGACATGGCGTTCCAGCGGATGTTGGCCGAGAAGAGCACCACGGCGTCGAAGAACATCGAACCATCCTTGAGACGATACTCCAGCGCATTGAGCGGGTTGGTGCTGTTGACCTCGAAGAAGAGGATGTTCTTCACCTCCTTCTTGCACTGGCGCGAGAAAAAGTAGTTGACCCGCACATCGTCGCCCGACAGCGAGACATTGCCCGTCTTGGCCCGCACGGTGAGCGGAAGCATGTACTCGACGTTGTTGCGCAGCGCCTCGCGGTTGTCGGTCTTGACCGTCACGGTGATGTCGTTCGAAGCCGTCTTGCCGGCCTGGATCGTCACGCTGCCGCCCTCGACCGAGACCTCCGACGCGGGATAGGCCACGTAGTTGGTGCGGTGGATGAAGTTGTACTCGGCCACGTAAGCCTCGTCGGCCACGATCTCCACCTGAACCTCCTTCTCGGCGGCTTCGGCCAGTTCGAAACGGACCGTCTTCTTCAGAGCGTCCATCGTGGTGATGGTCGTCGAGAGTTCATCGCCGGAGGTGTTCTTCAGCAAGCCCTTGACACCCTCCTCGACCGTACCGTCACCGGCTTCCTGCAGCACGTTGATGTAGACGGTCTGAGCCGAGCCGGCCGAGATCTCGATGCGGCCCGAGCGGGTGCTGGTCGTGGGGTTTGCCTCGGCCGAGAGCGTCAGTTTGTCACCCTCCTTCGTGGCCTGGATCCACTCCGGAACCTCATAGGCCCACGACTCGACGTTGGTCGTGACGGTCAGCACCACGGGTTCGCTGCCCGAGGCCTTGAAGGTGATGTCGTCGGTCGGATCGACGCTCAGCGCATCGGGATCCTCCGGAGCGCGCTTGTCCTGCGTCACGCTGATCGTCACAGCCTGGGCCGTGCCGGCCGTGATCTCGATACGGCCCGAACGCGAGCCGTCCGTCGGATTGTCCTTGGCCGAGAGCGTCAGCGTGGTCCCCTCCTGTTTGGCTTCGATCCACTCCGGGGCGGTGAAGCTCCACGACGAAGCATCGGTCTTCACGCTCAGCGTCACGGGGGTGTTGCCCGAGGCCTTGAACTGGATGGTCGACGACGGGGTCACCTCCAGCGTGTTGATCTTGTCGACATTTTCATCGCTCTTGCACGAGGTGAAGATTCCGGTCAGACCGATCACCGTCAGAAGCAACAGCCATAATGATCTCTTTTTCATTGCAGTTTTTGATTATAAATAAGGTTAGTGATTTTGCATTGGGGTTATTTTCCCTCGGGCAGGGCGACATCGACCCATGCCAGGTCGTGATCGGCCGTCAGGTTGTAGCCGTAGGGGCCGTAGTCCTTGACGCTCTTGCCCTGGCCGTCGTTGAATTTCCAGTAGGCCACCAGACCGTCGGCCGTCTCGGGGGAGACGCGGTAGAAGTGGTTCTCGGCGTTGATTTCTTCGGCCGACAGGGCCCGGTTCCAGATCCGCGCCTCGGCGATGCGGCCGTTGAGCGAACGCTTGTCGTCGTACGAATAGCCGAACCAGAAGCAGCGCGGCTTGTAGTCCATCTCGTCGGAGTGCGGCACGGCGAAGTTGACCTTCGTCAGCCCGATGCCCGTCGACGAGCCCGAGGCGCGCTCCTTGCCGTCGAGGTAGACGTGGATCTCACCGCGGTCGAAGGTCACGGCCACGTGATACCAGCGGTTGACCTTGAGCTGCATCGCCGTGCTCGAGACCGTGCCGCGATCGGGTGTGGCGCCGGGTTCGGCCCCCTCCTTCTGCTTGCCGAAGGCCACCTGCAGCTGGTTCTTCGGGATGGTCGAGTCGCCCACACGGATCAGGAAGGTATCCTCGATGCCCATGATCGTCGAGATGGGGCTCGTGGCGTCGTTGTTGAATTCGTAGAAGAAGACCAGCCCCTCCATCGTAAAGCTCTCCATATCCTTGACGGGTCCGGTCGCCTCGCTCCATTCGGGCCAGGCCTTGTTTCCGTTCAGGTCGGCCACGACGTTGACCAGCGAGGCCTTCTGGAAGACGAAATAGAGGGTTCCGGCGCTCGGCAGCACGGCCAGATTCGACGAGGCGATCGTCACCGGCAGCACGTAACGCTTGGTCAGATCGAGTTCGTCGAGCTTTACGAAGCGGATATCGAGCGGATTGCTCGTCACCTTGCCGCTCTCGATGCGCGTCGAGGCCGACGCGAGGTCGTAATGCACGGCGGGAAGCAGCTCGACCGCCTCATCGTAATAGCCCTCGCGGTAGGTGTCGAGCAGTTCGGGGGCGGCGCGGAAGGTCACCTCGACATCGAATGCCTCGGGACGGGCCATGGCCACCGTCACGCTGCGCGTCAGCTCCTTGTCCACCTGGTCCGACGTCCGTTCGATGCGCACGTCGCTGGCGAAGGACGAGGCCGAAATGAAGACCTGATTGTCGTAATGATGCTTGAGTTCGTCGTTCTGCTTGCAGCCGGCCAGCATCACCAGCGCGGCGCACGCCATCCAAACGAATTTAGAGGTTCTCTTCATGGTCGTTTGCGGTATTGGAGTTCATGATACGGATGGCCTGACGGATGTTGTTGTAGATCCGCGTGGCGTTGTAATAGTCGTCCTGGGCGTTGGAGAATCCCAGACCGCACTTCGTGAAGCCCTCCTCGGCCTCAACCACCCACTCGGCACCCACCTGGGCCGTGGCACCCACCTGGGTGGGATCCTCCAGCGAGGGGATGCTGACCTCCAGCAGGAAGCGGTCCGAGGGGAAGTTGTCGTCGCTGTCGAGCTTGCGCTGCACGGCACGCGTCAGTTCGGCCGGGGTCTTGAACGACTCCGCCAGGACGATGATGTAGTCGCTCTTCAGCAGCAGCGGCTTGTAGTCGTCGAGCAGGTTCTGCGTGTTGCCGCGCAGGAACATCAGCTGTCCGGCATGGGCCGCACGCCACTCGGCAACGGCTCCCATGAAGGCGTTCTGGCCGCTGATGTCGCGATCCGTGGCCCGGCGGCCCTGGTACGAGACGACGATTCCGGCAAAGCCCGAAGCGTCGCAGCAGGCCAGCTGGCGACGGGTCTGTTCGGCATAGTAGGCCGCATACTCCTCGTCGGTTCCGGCGGGCTGGCCGGCCTCCTCGCGCGCCTCCTCGAGCAGGGCCCACGACGCATCGATCGTCGCGTAGTCGACCATGCAGAGCGTGCGCGTGCCCTTCGCGGCGAGCACCTCGCCGATTTCGGCCGCCAGTACGGGATGCAGCCCCTCGGCCTGCTCCACGCAGATGAAGTCGATGCTGTCGGGCAGGGCCGTCAGATGCTGGGTCTGCAGCGTCGGGCGCTCGCTCGTACCCCGGACGGTCATCATCGACACCTTGTGCGGCTGCTGCTTGTAGTCGCGCAGCGCAGCCAGATAGTGCCCGTAGGCCTCGGGATTCTGCTCCTCGGGGGTCGGACGGCGGAAATCCAGATTCTCCGGCTCGGTCCAGTCGCCGCACGCACCGCTCATCAGCAGCACGCCCAGCACGACCGGCATAAATGCTTTTTTCATATCGCAGTTCATGTTTTTCGTGTTTCGTTCCGGCGGATTACTCGTTCATCGTGGCGGGGTTGCAGTCCCACCATACGCGCGTACCCATCTCGTCGGGGCCGCCGAGCAGCGTCAGCGCCTGACGGACATTCTCGCCGTTGTTCGTATATTCGGCCATGGGATAGGGCATGCGGCGGGCGCCGAGTTCGGATTTCACCTTGCCGTTGCTCTTGTTGCCCTTTTCGGTGGCGGGGATCAGGTGCGGGAAGCCCGTACGGCGGTAGTCGGCCCAGGCCTCGTTGCCCAGATGGAAGTTGGCGATCCACTTCTGGATCAGGATGCGCTCCTGCATCTGCTCCTTCGTCGCGGCGTTGTCCCAGGCCACGCCCAGCGTCGAGAGCGGCGTGCTGTAGGAGTTCGTGCCGGCGGGATCGGTGTAGGACTGCGGGAGGCGTCCGTCATCGGCCGTGTAGGCCGCAAACTCGGCGCCCACGCCCCACTGTTCGAGCGAGAGGCGGATGCCCTCGTTGTAGAGGTCGCCGGCCTCGCCGCCCATGTCGAATCCGAAGACGGCCCGGGCCTCGGCCTTCAGGAAGGCCACCTCGGCGGCATTCATCCACTGCACGGGCGTCAAGCTGCCGTTGACGAAGTTCACGCCCGAGTACTTGCGGCCCACGGAGTTGAGCGACGGGATCTCGATGCCGCGGCGAAGACCCACATAATCGACCCCGGGCCACTCCGACTTGACGAAATACTTCTCGCGGCGCGGGTCGCGGTAGCCGTTCATGTAGCAGATGATGTCGGCCGCAGCGTGCGTATCGCCGCCGGTGAACGTACCATCGGGCTGGTTGTACTTGCAGGCGGCCATCAGCGGATTGCCGTCCTTGCCGAAGGCCGTGGCGGGGAGCATGGCGTTGTCGTCGTTCGAGGCGAGGACCCCGAGGCCGTTGTCGGCCAGGCTGACGGCGCTTTCGGCCATCTCGCGGGCCGTCGTCGGGTCGGCATAGACGATGCGCATGGCCAGACGCAGCTTCATCGAGTTGGCCAGCCGTCCCCACTTCTCGGCGCTGCCGCCGTAGACGGGATCGACCTCGGCCGAAATGCCGCCCGTGCGGTTCTCCTTCAGCACGGCGATGGCGGCGTTCAGCTCCTCGAACATGCGGCGGTAGACCTCCTGCTGCGAATCGTAGGGCACCTGGATCTTGCCGTCCTCACCGATGGCCGAATAGGGGATCGGGCCGTAGGTGTCGGTCACGCGGCTCATGGCGCAGACCTTGATGACGCGGGCGATGGCCAGCGTCACGGGGTCGTCCGTGAGGTTTTCGAGGAGCTTGAAGTTGGGATAGAGCGTCGGGATGATCTTGTCGCTGGCCATGAAGACACGCGACCAGTCGTCCGTGGGGTTGTAGTTGGAGATGGTCGTGGCCCAGCCGCTGTTCGAATCGGCGTAGTAACCGCCCTGCGTGCCGCCCAGCAGACAGTCCGTAAACTGGGCCGTGTTGACGTCGGTGGAGACCACCGTGCCGCAGAGCGCCTTCAGTGCGGCCGAGACGGCATAGCCGTCGGTCTGCATCTGATCCTTCGAGACCTCGTAGGGGTTCGTGTTGATATCCATGTAGTTCGAGGTGCATGCCGCGCCCAGTACGGACACCAGAAGCGCCCCCGTTTTCAAAAGGTTGTATTTCATAGTTGGGGATCTTTAGAATTTGAGCCGCAGGTTGAAACCGATGTTGCGCAGCGACGGCATCATGAAGTAGTCGATACCCTGGTAGTAGTTGCCCGTGGTGGCGATCGATTCGGGGTCGAACGGCGCCTTGTTGTAGATCATCCACAAGTTGCGGCCCACGAGCGAGAGGGTGATTTCGCACACGTCGCCGAGCTTCTTCTTCGGGATCGTGTAGCCGATCGAGGCCTCCTGCAGACGCACGTTCGTAGCCGAGTAGGTGTAGTACTGCGGAACCGACGTACCGCCGCCGATGGCCGTATACCAGCTGTTGGCATCCATCACGTCGCCGCCGTTGATCCACACGCCGCCGGCATCACGCGCCGCAGCCGAGGCCTCCGAAACGCCGTAGTAGTCCAGCACGGCCTGCGTACGCGAGAAGACCACGCCGCCCAGACGCGCCGAAACCATGAATCCGAACGAAAGGTTCTTCCATCGGAAGTCGTTGCGCCACGACATGTTGGCATCGGGAAGCACCGAACCCAGCTTGACATAGCTCGAGGCATCCTTGATCGTCTCGGTGGGGATCGTACCCTCCTCGTTGATGTAGTAGCGGCCGTTGTCGTCGTACTTCAGGTCGATGAGCGAGTAGAGGTCGCCCAGCGTGCCGCCCTCCTTGAGGATGAAGTGGGCCTGACCCAGACCGTTCATGTCGAGCTGGTCGACCGAGATGTATTCGTCGGCCTCGGGGTTGTAGATCCGGCCGGCCAGCGAGAGGATCTTGTTGCGGTTGAGCGAAAGGGTGTAGTTCGAGTCCCATGAGAAGTCGCCCCACTCGTTGCCGTAGCCCAGCGCCAGCTCGATACCCTGGTTGCGGACGTTACCCGACTGCACCTTCCAGTCCGAGTAGCCCGAACCGATCGAGATCTGCGGGCTGAAGGTCTGGTTCTGCGTATGGGAGTTGTAGTAGGTCACGTCGAGGTTGAAGTGGCGCAGGAAGCGCATCGTCAGACCCACCTCGAACGACTTGGTGCGTTCGGGCTTCAGGTCGTACATCGGGTACTGGGTCTGGAGCTGCCACTTCAGGCCGCTCTCGTCCCACTGGTAGAGCGGGTTGGCGATGTAGCGCTCGAAGGCGACGCCCACCGAGGCGAACGATCCGCGCAGCTTGACATACGAGAGGTTCTCGGGCATGTTCGGGATGAGCTGCGACAGCACGACCGACAGACCCACCGACGGATAGAAGAACGACGAAGCCTTCGAGTGGGGACCGGCCAGCTGCGAGGGCCAGTCGTTGCGGGCCGTAAGCGTCAGATAGTAGGTTCCCTTGAAGCCCACCTCGGCCGATCCGAAGAGCGACTGCGTCTGTTCGCGCCAGCCACTCTGCAGCCGCTGCGTGCTGCGCGAATTGCTCAGGTTCTGCACGTTGAAGACGTTCGTCAGACCCGGATCCTCGTCCGAGATCTTGCCGTCGGCGATCGGTCCGCGGTTCTTCAGCGCATCGTTCTTCATGTCGGAGAACGATCCGCCGAGGTTGACCTGCAGCGACCAGTCGTCGCCGAACGTGCGGTTGATGTTCATCAGCAGGTCGCCGTAGACCTGACGGTCGGTCATCTTCGTGATGCCGTACAGACCGCGCTCGGACTTCTCGGTGAGCTGCGTATTGGTCGTTGCGTAGTTCTTCTCGGTGTACTGCGTCTGGGAGTTGTCGACGCGGATGCGGCCCGAAACGTTCAGCCAGTCCAGTACGTCGTACGACAGCTGGGCGTTGAGCATGTAACGGTCCTTGCGGTTTTCGCGCAGGTTGCGGTAGTTGATCCAATAGGGGTTCTGCATCGTCATGCCCGCATCGCCCACCGGCCAGTACTGGGCATAGAGGCGGCGCGAGGCGTCGTAACGCTCATACATCTTGATGTCCTCCCAGTCGCCGCTGCGCGGAAAGAGGTAGGCGCCGACGATCGGGTTCGAATAGACGCCCTGATTGACCATGTTGCGGTCCTCCTGCAGCACGTAACTGGCCCCGACGTCGAGCTTCATGCGATCCTTGAGAAACGACGTCGTGTTGCGAAACGTGAAGTTGTAACGGTCGTAACGGTTGTTGGGGACGATTCCGCGCGAATTGATCGCCGCAGCCGAGAAGTAGGTCTGGTTCTTCTCCGTGCCGGCCGACAGCGAAACGCTCTCGGTATTGGTGACACCCGTCTGGAAGTAGTCGTCAGCGGGGTCGTAGCCGTGGCTGTTCGAGGCGTTGAGGCGGCGGCCCCAGCTGCGGACCTCCGAACCGATGGCCGAATTGAGGTCACCCGTGCCGTAGCGGTTCTGGAACGCGGGCAGCACGAAGGGCGACATCACCTCCACGCTGCTGGCCACGTTGACCGAGAGCACGCCGGCCTTGCCGCTCTTCGTCGTCACGACGATGGCGCCGTTGGCGGCATCCGAACCGTAGAGGGCCGCAGCCGCGGCACCCGTCAGCACCGAGATCGATTCGATGTCCTCGGGGTTGATGTCGGCAATAGGGTCGGTCGAGCCCTGCGATCCGAACTCCGTGCCGCCGTCGCGCGCCGTGGTGAACATCGGCACACCGTCGATCACGTACAGGGCGTTCGAAGACTGCGAGATGGACTTCTGACCGCGCATGATCACCTTCGAGGCGCCGCCGACACCCGACGACGAGGCGTTGATGTTCACACCGGCCACCTTGCCGTTGAGCGAGTTGATGAAGTTGACGTCCTTGTTGGCGGTCACCGACTCGGAGGAGACCTGCTGGACGTTGTACGAAAGGGCCTTCTCCGAACGCTTGATGCCGAGGGCCGTCACCACGACGGCATCCACGACCTGCGACTCCTCGCGAAGCGTGAAGTCGAGCTGCGTGCGTCCGGCCAGGGAGAGCTCCTGAGGCTGATAGCCCAGGTAGTTGACCGTCAGCACGGGATCACCGGCCTCCGAGGCCGGGATCTGCAGCGTATAGTCGCCGTCGATGCCCGTGCTGGTTCCGATGGTCGT is a genomic window containing:
- a CDS encoding Rossmann-like and DUF2520 domain-containing protein, with amino-acid sequence MKRVVIIGSGNLAEALALAIAGSGLELLQLFARNPERGRTVAALAGCSWSSDPEALRRDADLYLIAVSDRAVGEVASQLPIPEGAVVAHTAGSVPLEALPERFARRAVFYPMQTFTKGRRVDFSEIPVFLETSDPGFRAELEAFARTLSRTVLWADSAQRGKVHLAAVFACNFANHMYALGEAVVRSAGLDFAVLKPLIAETAAKACDARSPRDVQTGPAIRNDTATQERHLALLDGNPTLQEIYTQISENIWKTSRNQ
- a CDS encoding YhjD/YihY/BrkB family envelope integrity protein produces the protein MILRKLFTYFTDTIFREDINEWRNPVVRWLVQQYRLLFYTARGLVEHGTLVRSAALTFYTLMSLVPLLALVFAVVKGFGLADGLVENLYELFPQHPETVDYIVGFAENALARTQGGVVAAVGLVMLFWAVIRVFGSIENAFNNIWEVKVERSIARQWTDYIAVVMIVPVLWILANAVGNYIEQVLGLYDKWYFTTLSRLASMVVIWTMFTLLYLIIPNARVRFQSALMAGIVAGTIFLLFQWGYVYVQRWMTSYNAVYGSFAALPLFLIWMQTSWEILLFGGELSFAYQNISRFAEERESLRISYDQRRKVLLAVMILVARNFRDHGGTLPTDEIRKRLELPTRIVNDILFQLVQAGQLIAVRSGDGEREVAFAPAHDLSSITVYGILEAVERTGQTTLDLEQTPELARMNREVETLKEEVLHSPNNVRLTDLL
- a CDS encoding BACON domain-containing protein, with translation MKKFLLFAAALMVFSGCKKEDNSVNTPPVVDKVSIAPESESFTSEGGTTEVIVTSSGEWTLTGDYDWVDATSRKGKDGDVVKFTVQPNTTQEELKGEFTFTVGKATAAFKVTCAKAEEKPVEDKISVFPKSIDAESEGGRFEVTVTSSGDWELTGQADWVEASPLKGKDGDKVVFQVKANESLEALSTKFTFTVGKQTFELPVTCKATDYFLTLTSEKEVSVPQAGKQIEVVLDSSDSYRDLTYTISSEAQSWLTYDITLAGEGDKGAKMYFTAAENTTFEGRTATITIKGTHDTPVVEIQVSQAQKDNISTPQTELNIGLEGGQLEIPVTANVTYEVQPSDSWITYSGRQSDMERFMIEASGERREGTITFKGGDAELVVKVTQKTQALIEWVVNMEDNWAGPTEWKNPSVLNNLSQFTMEAMVNIADFKSPREITTIMGVENYFLLRLGDGQNVRNGMLEVAHKNGAVLASGELPTFMYINKWIHFAVTFDKGQVTLYINGVSFGSGRISSMPSASFGTSRAYPDSDYNRLFWVGYSYSAERGLKGKMCEVRIWNKVLSPADFKATNHFYYVDPASEGLVAYWRFNEGQGTTIKDHTANGNDLEMNKAPQWVSVSLP
- a CDS encoding HAD family hydrolase yields the protein MENFKESIARCRTFIFDVDGVMTDGGIIPTVDGDFIRRYNAKDGYALAYAIKLGYRVCIITGGRGKTLEHRLRMLGIRHYYVDCMDKIAAMREYLAREGVDPADVIYMGDDIPDLECMREVGIPVCPSDAAAEVIEASRYVSEFKGGEGAVRDIIEQVLRAHGDWARDSMGVTPSSLVASR
- a CDS encoding BT_3987 domain-containing protein, whose translation is MKKRSLWLLLLTVIGLTGIFTSCKSDENVDKINTLEVTPSSTIQFKASGNTPVTLSVKTDASSWSFTAPEWIEAKQEGTTLTLSAKDNPTDGSRSGRIEITAGTAQAVTISVTQDKRAPEDPDALSVDPTDDITFKASGSEPVVLTVTTNVESWAYEVPEWIQATKEGDKLTLSAEANPTTSTRSGRIEISAGSAQTVYINVLQEAGDGTVEEGVKGLLKNTSGDELSTTITTMDALKKTVRFELAEAAEKEVQVEIVADEAYVAEYNFIHRTNYVAYPASEVSVEGGSVTIQAGKTASNDITVTVKTDNREALRNNVEYMLPLTVRAKTGNVSLSGDDVRVNYFFSRQCKKEVKNILFFEVNSTNPLNALEYRLKDGSMFFDAVVLFSANIRWNAMSDEVYLHNNPNVQALLDGSEVYLQPLRKAGIKVLLGLLGDHTPAGVANLTDYGAKMYASDVANAIKQYQLDGVALDDEYTEGSGSSACFAGNSTTAASRLAYELKMAMKEKCNWDTYVCTYQYGTFSQSLPAYKGQNPGSFIDITVADYPVGAAFAYSGMDKSSCAAQSIELNLNRGNVSAAYGAKEKGYGWFMWFAFDPSPTSNIENKEGSVRAFKEAADGLYGMDLIDPTGYYKKVTPGGDVGGYDPTRYEF